The region CCAAGCGTGTGACCATCATGCCCAAGGACATCCAGCTGGCCCGCCGTATCCGCGGAGAGAGGGCTTAATACTCTACTAATCTCTTTCTCAAAGGCTCTTTTTAGAGCCAACACCTTTTCCCATAAGGGGCTGTTTCACTAGCTTTGGACTTGCAAGTAGGTTGCAAACCTGAAGTCTTTAGTTTTTAGGGCTTCAAGTATCCTTTTTAGATTTCCTGCCGTATTTTCAATACATAACTAATATACAGAAGGTTTGGAACCGTCTTACAGTGTCACGAGTGTGCAAATAGGCAAAATGAAGAACCTCTCCTGGGTTAAGATTAGTCTGGAAGCTCCAGGGCTTGACCTATTTAGTCTAGCAAAAAGCCAAATTCCAACAGTCCTGCTCTTCCCAGTTTCTTGAGCTGTGTGCAGAAGCATTCTCAACTATGGAACAAGGCTACTGAAAGGATAATGAGCGCTCCCACATCACTTCAGTTTGCAGGAGTGTAGTCCTAGTTTCTACTCCCTTTGCTGAATTCTGTCTTAAGTATTTAATCTTTGGGAGAAAAGGCTCCAGGAGAATGCCAGGGATTTCCTTCACATGCACAATCTCAATCTCCATCAGTGAGCATCATCAGGGAGACTATTAGCAGGATAAGACATGATCAAAGCCACCAAACTAGCCGAATTTCAAAACATCTCATACATAGGACTTAGTGTTTGATGCCAGGTATGTCATTTGGGTATAAGGATTAACTGAAGATGACACTCCGCACAGGTAAGGTGAAACACCTGACAGAAGTTTCCCTTTAGAATGCCATAAAGGAGAATTTCCCTGTTATTGTGCTCTAACATACCAAAAAATAATGCCCACCACGGAGGAGTCCTATTGGGTTAGCCTCTTCCCATTACTAATTTACTCTATGTCTTTTCCTTCCCATATACTTATTCCCCAGATCCTTAAAAGAGCCGATaaactttagttttaattttcttgagcTTGCTTGCTGCAAGGCATTTCTCTATATATTTCATTAATCACTTTCCATGTTAAAATACCATTTGTCAGCTCAATTTGGAGGCCCTAGGGACCAAACTTAAAGTTAGATGAaggttttttcctgttttcaactCTTCATTAAAGAGAGAACTGGACCCAAGAGTTTTGtgttataaaatttcaaataatgtgCCCAGAGCCTGTGCTTTTCCCCCAGGTAGAATGATTCTTGGTTTTAAAATAGTTGTTCCAAGGAAAGCAGATTGTTGAGGGTTTTCTGCAAGAGACCAAGATCACTCACAACCTATGAGCGAGCACTGAAGAGTAGAGTCATTACCTCACAAGAGCTTGTGCACTTCAAGATGCCCTTAcacaaactattaaaaatgaaatttttttcacTGACATTGCAGGtaagagaggaggagagtgggAGAAAACTAATTTGCTCTGGAAGATAGTATAGGGCGTTTGGTAATTCTTTTTAAACAGCTGGAGTCTTTGAGAACCAAGTAACTCTGTTGACTTGCCAATGATCTTTTCTTCAATAAAGTCATCTTTGGCTTCTGCGTTGCACCTTTTGTTTCTAAATGTAAGAAAGAGGATGTCTGGGTGTAGTTGATTTCCATGGGTAGAGAAAGAGGACAGGAGTGAATTCTGAACAGCCCTTTTTAATCTCTTCCCAGTGTGAAGAAATATGGAGCAGCGGCTCTGATTCTTGAATGTTTTTGGAATGAAGAAAACTTGAATCACTTTTCAGCAGAAATATGGCAAGTCTGAGAAAGCACAGAGGAAAGCAGCACAGAGCTGGAGTTTGAATCTCTCTTTCCCAAATAATTATATatggaaaaaacacaaagaaccaCATTTTGGCaagtgtgcgtgcgcgtgtgtgtgtgtgtgtgtgtgtgtgtgtgtgtgtgcacgcagcgCACATTCATCTAAGCTTCAACTACACTGATACACCTGCAACACTCTTAATTTGCAGGCTGGTTAGCTCCtgttataaagaaagcattttgcACACTTGACATTGTCAGAAATATTTGTCATCTGCCCTCTTAAGTTGTGAGTTTCATATCAACCAATCACAAAGACTATGCTGTGAGTGAAGGCAGGCCAGGAGCCTGACTTATAAACAAGGATGACCCAGTAGCAGTGGGTAACTCTGAATGTGAGGTGGATGGAGCTATTTTCAAATAAGCCTCTTTAGAATCTGGAGTTTCagcagttctttctttttctctgaaaatCTTAATATGGTTCTCTGGTAAACACCAAGTAATTATTGCTTGTGCCAGATATTCCCAATTAGGCAAAAAGCCTGATCATAAAACAACGTGCCTACTGTCTGATCTTACTACTTTTGTTGCTGGCAAATATGACCACATTAAGTGGGGGCCTGGGCAAAAGCCGCGTCAAACACTACCCAATAGTCACGTGCATCATACTGAATATCAGCAAGCCTGCCATCTTCTGCCTGgcgcaacagcagcagcagcagcagcagcagcagcagcagcagcagcagcagcagcagcagcagcagcagcagcagcagcagcaagaccaTCCTTGGCTTAGCTActccagagcagcagcagcagcagcagcagcagcagcagcagcagcagcagcagcagcagcagcagcagcagcagcagcagcagcagcagcagcagcagcagcaagaccaTCCTTGGCTTAGCTACTCCAGAGGCTGCCTTAGTCTCCTAGAACTGTATACATTGTTTTTGTGTAGCCTGCTGTCTCTGCGAattcccaccttcccttcctaCCTTAATGGTATATCTTTGTAACTTGTAAATGAATGCCAACCACGAACCACGTGTACCTTACAGTGTTGCTATGATATAGTAGTAGAATCTCAATGCCTTCTGGGGTTGGAACTCCAGTAAGTTGAGGGTTCacccattttgattttttttcgcGCCAAAATCGCAGCAGCGGAGAGAAAGGCAGTATCAATTACAACTTCTAAAAGTTTCCGGTCATAAAACTGTTCCAGCGGTTCTTGGGTGAAATCAAATGTAAGAAATGTTGACGACTCCAGGAATAACtaattcttttgttaattttcctttcagatatTTTCCATTAAATTTTTGCTCCAAATAACAACGCCCTTGCTTAAATAAATAACGAGGAGTCCTTTGGACTCCAAAGCCAACATCTTCTCGAGATGATAATTCCTGGGAGTTGCTAGAGTATTTTATCCGCAGAAAACGAAAATTgtacatttaatataaaatgtaggCAATGTTTTCCCTTTCATTACTTGATTTAAACGCGCACCAATCCCCTGTTTGGAACATGACGTCATCAACTTACCGTCCAATCCCAAAAGGTGGCTTGTTATATATATACTTGAATTTTCTCAGCACACACCTCATTCTACACTCCTCTCAACGTTCTCAAATGGCTCGTACTAAGCAGACCGCTCGCAAGTCCACCGGTGGCAAAGCCCCGCGCAAGCAACTGGCCACCAAAGCTGCCCGCAAGAGCGCTCCGGCCACCGGCGGCGTTAAGAAGCCCCACCGCTACCGTCCTGGCACCGTGGCTCTGCGCGAGATCCGGCGCTACCAGAAGTCGACCGAGCTGCTGATCCGCAAGCTGCCATTCCAGCGCCTGGTGCGCGAGATCGCGCAGGACTTCAAGACCGACTTGCGCTTCCAGAGCTCGGCGGTCATGGCCCTGCAGGAGGCCTGTGAGGCCTACCTTGTGGGTCTGTTTGAGGACACCAATCTGTGCGCCATCCACGCCAAGCGTGTGACCATCATGCCCAAGGACATACAGCTTGCCCGGCGCATCCGGGGTGAGAGGGCgtagttcccctccccatttctacAAAAGGCTCTTTTCAGAGCCCCTCCATTATCACCAGAAAGGAGCTGTTTACCTCACTCGTATCCTTTAGTATCTAGCAACTGCAACCCTTGAGAAGCCCTTGTGCTTTGCAGAAGCCATAAGCTGCGTCCTTCTAGCCTATCTCCAGTTTTTGTTGCCTCCAACATAGGCTTAGACCATTGCCAGTTTTACCCTCCAGAGGCATATATGCCTTAAACTTCCTGACTCCAGGGTGGCAGGCATCTAAAGTCTGCGGAAATTAAATCCTATGGTAAGTCTGTAAATCCATGCCTTTTTGATAACCATTATGTAACGCTACTAGTTCATGGAAGTACCCATTATATACTTGGTAGGTTTGGCTGCTTTGTACACCATTCCTACATTATTTGTAGCAAATATGTTGGCTTCTTTAGCGTCCTTGCCGACCTCTGCATTGGTAAGACGGcctttattccattttattttatcgAGATAAGGGCTAAAGTACCTCAGTGTTCCATGTTGGACTCACTTGAATAAGTAGCAATAAAAGACCTTGTAATAGTAGTCTTGCTCCAGTTACATAGTTGATAGGATTATAGGTATGCTCCAGTAAACCTTACTCCAGAAAGACTATTGTTTGGAACAAAAGACACACAACTCCAAACTGTGTTTCTTttacaagatttctctgtgtaaaacAAAGTAATATTCTTTGTGATTTATCCATCTGAACCATTCTGATGGACTTTATTAAACTAGTACAAATCTTGTACTTCTTTCCTTACCAAAGCGACACATAGCTTAGCaaattttactttctctttaccttttattttcctc is a window of Rattus rattus isolate New Zealand chromosome 14, Rrattus_CSIRO_v1, whole genome shotgun sequence DNA encoding:
- the LOC116883514 gene encoding histone H3.1-like → MFSLSLLDLNAHQSPVWNMTSSTYRPIPKGGLLYIYLNFLSTHLILHSSQRSQMARTKQTARKSTGGKAPRKQLATKAARKSAPATGGVKKPHRYRPGTVALREIRRYQKSTELLIRKLPFQRLVREIAQDFKTDLRFQSSAVMALQEACEAYLVGLFEDTNLCAIHAKRVTIMPKDIQLARRIRGERA